The genome window GAGATCACGTTGACGATCAGAAGAATGTATCAGGGGGCGTGTGCCGTCATTGTTGCCGCGGCCTCGCTGGTCGGGTGTTCGGAGTCGAACGGGAAGGCTTCGGGGGGTGGTGGGTCCGGCTCTCCCGACGGTCTGACGACGACCAATGTGTTCGGCAAAGCGGCAGGCGATCTCGACACGCTGAAGTGGGACGTGCCCGATGGCGAGCCGACGTCGCTGAGCCCCATTTTCGCTGCGAACTTCTCGGGGCAGGCGATTCTCGCGAATCTCTGCGACCAACTGCTCGTCCAGGACGCCGACTACAAGATCAGTCCTCATCTGGCGAAGGCGACGCAGGTGAACGACACCACCGTCACGCTGGACGTGGTCGAGAAGGCGAAGTTCTGGGACGGCAAGCCGGTGACTGCGGAGGACGTGGTCTTCAGCCTGAAGCAGCAGATGCGGCCGGACGCGCAGTTCGGCTTCGCGTTCAAGAGCGTTTCGTCCATCTCTGAGACCGGCGCCCGGCAGGTGACCGTCAAGTTCAAGAAGCCGGACGAGCTGTTCGTGAAGGAACTGGCCTCTCCGATCGGCATGGTCTGGCAGAAGGACTACGCCGAGGCCAAGGGCGCGGCCTACGGTACCGCCGGTGGCGGACTCATGTGTTCCGGCCCGTTCGAGCTGGGCAAGTGGAACCAGGGCCGCTCGATGACCCTGACCCGGAACGACGCCTACTGGAACCCGACCTATCGCGCGCATGCCAAGCAGGTCGAGCTGAGCTTCGTCACGGACACCGCGGCGCTCACCCAGGGGCTCCTGGCGGGCGAGTTCGACGGCGCCTGGAACGTCCGCCCGTCCCAGGTCGACGCCCTCAAGGGGGGCGACAAGGGATCCCTGGTCGTGGGTGACTCACTCGCGCAGACGATGGTCAGCTTCGCGAACGCCGGAGGCGTGACGGGCAACCCCGATCTGCGGCGGGCGATCCTGGGTTCGATCGATCGCGAGGCCATCGGCGAGAAGGTGTTCAAGGGCACGGCTGACCCGTCCTATACCGTGGTGGCCCCCAATTACTGGGACGAGGGCGCCACGGCCGTGTACGAGAAGGCCTACGGACCCTACGAGAAATCCAATAAGCTTACGGTCGAGCAAGCGAAGAAGCTGGTTGAATCCAGCGGC of Streptomyces phaeolivaceus contains these proteins:
- a CDS encoding ABC transporter substrate-binding protein, with amino-acid sequence MTIRRMYQGACAVIVAAASLVGCSESNGKASGGGGSGSPDGLTTTNVFGKAAGDLDTLKWDVPDGEPTSLSPIFAANFSGQAILANLCDQLLVQDADYKISPHLAKATQVNDTTVTLDVVEKAKFWDGKPVTAEDVVFSLKQQMRPDAQFGFAFKSVSSISETGARQVTVKFKKPDELFVKELASPIGMVWQKDYAEAKGAAYGTAGGGLMCSGPFELGKWNQGRSMTLTRNDAYWNPTYRAHAKQVELSFVTDTAALTQGLLAGEFDGAWNVRPSQVDALKGGDKGSLVVGDSLAQTMVSFANAGGVTGNPDLRRAILGSIDREAIGEKVFKGTADPSYTVVAPNYWDEGATAVYEKAYGPYEKSNKLTVEQAKKLVESSGYKGQTLKLAYPSGDATQSLLSQIIQEQLAGIGVKVKIISMEPLAFLTATYTPSQRRSLDLMMMGNYGYAKDPLEFITFFLGPDETYNWTDFSDPEVTAGLTEARATFDAEKRAEILVRLQEKWEAAAPFASFLMPKELTYVKNGIGGVVTSGAYLNLPSLALIGTK